A window from Macaca thibetana thibetana isolate TM-01 chromosome 7, ASM2454274v1, whole genome shotgun sequence encodes these proteins:
- the CFL2 gene encoding cofilin-2 isoform X1 translates to MASGVTVNDEVIKVFNDMKVRKSSTQEEIKKRKKAVLFCLSDDKRQIIVEEAKQILVGDIGDTVEDPYTSFVKLLPLNDCRYALYDATYETKESKKEDLVFIFWAPESAPLKSKMIYASSKDAIKKKFTGIKHEWQVNGLDDIKDRSTLGEKLGGNVVVSLEGKPL, encoded by the exons ATG GCTTCTGGAGTTACAGTGAATGATGAAGtcataaaagtttttaatgatATGAAAGTAAGGAAATCTTCTACACAAGAGGagatcaaaaagagaaagaaagcagttcTCTTCTGTTTAAGCGATgacaaaagacaaataattgtAGAGGAAGCAAAGCAGATCTTGGTGGGTGACATTGGTGATACTGTAGAGGACCCCTACACATCTTTTGTGAAGTTGCTACCTCTGAATGATTGCCGATATGCTTTGTACGATGCCACATACGAAACAAAAGAGTCTAAGAAAGAAGACCTAGTATTTATATTCTG ggcTCCTGAAAGTGCACCTTTAAAAAGCAAGATGATTTATGCTAGCTCTAAAGAtgccattaaaaagaaatttacag gtATTAAACATGAGTGGCAAGTAAATGGCTTGGATGATATTAAGGACCGTTCGACACTTGGAGAGAAATTGGGAGGCAATGTAGTAGTTTCACTTGAAGGAAAACCATTATAA
- the CFL2 gene encoding cofilin-2 isoform X3: protein MKVRKSSTQEEIKKRKKAVLFCLSDDKRQIIVEEAKQILVGDIGDTVEDPYTSFVKLLPLNDCRYALYDATYETKESKKEDLVFIFWAPESAPLKSKMIYASSKDAIKKKFTGIKHEWQVNGLDDIKDRSTLGEKLGGNVVVSLEGKPL, encoded by the exons ATGAAAGTAAGGAAATCTTCTACACAAGAGGagatcaaaaagagaaagaaagcagttcTCTTCTGTTTAAGCGATgacaaaagacaaataattgtAGAGGAAGCAAAGCAGATCTTGGTGGGTGACATTGGTGATACTGTAGAGGACCCCTACACATCTTTTGTGAAGTTGCTACCTCTGAATGATTGCCGATATGCTTTGTACGATGCCACATACGAAACAAAAGAGTCTAAGAAAGAAGACCTAGTATTTATATTCTG ggcTCCTGAAAGTGCACCTTTAAAAAGCAAGATGATTTATGCTAGCTCTAAAGAtgccattaaaaagaaatttacag gtATTAAACATGAGTGGCAAGTAAATGGCTTGGATGATATTAAGGACCGTTCGACACTTGGAGAGAAATTGGGAGGCAATGTAGTAGTTTCACTTGAAGGAAAACCATTATAA